The sequence TTCTAGCTCTGCCATTGGGAAATAAGTAGGCGCAGCAGATGTTGCTAATGCAATGTCATACATGAGAGCACCATTATCACGGGATAAATCACCCTCAAGATGATCGTATTTAAAAACCTTTGGCTTTGCTTCTGTTACAGAATAACTAGGTATGCATAACAAGTTATTAGAATCTCCGATTTTTCTGTCTCCAAAAATTTCTATAAGAGATTTTTTTAAACCTTCTTGTTTATATTTTCCTCCCTTTGCTATCTGCTTTAAAAATCCTATATCAATTTTACCTATAAAGGGAAAGTTTCTAACGGGGTGTTTGGGGAATATTAATTCTCCCTTTTCCTCATAAAATTTACATATTTTATCAGCTGGTATCTTTGATGCTATAGCCAAAGCGATAAGCCCCCCTGTAGATGTCCCACAGATCATATCGAAATGATCTGATGTTAAGCAATTAAATTTCGCTTCTAATCTTTTTAATATAGATGCAGAGTATAAACCTTTTATTCCTCCACCATCTACGGATATTATTTTAAATACTTTTTCGTCTGGATTCATTTTTAGTGTAATATTGTTATCACTTTAAAGAATGCTTGACACCATGCTTACTGTGCAATTTAATAGCGGAGAATTATAATTAAAAGCAAAAAATCCCATCGTCCATTGGTGTTTTAAATTGTATACTTTGTTTCTAATGCAAAAGCATTTATATTTTTTAATAAAATTTTATTGTATCAAGTTTATTAAATATATTTTTATGTCGTGAATAGTCACAATAGCCAACAAAATACTGATTTTTAATACTATCTAAAGTGAAATCTTGATAGATGTTAATTTTTTTTCTAAAGATCTCAATTTCTTGTCCGTAAAGTGTATTTAGATCTATTTTTGAAAAATCAGGTCTAATTTCTAAATATGCTTCTTCTTTTGGTCTATTGATAAAATGTAAAATCCTTTCGGAATCTGAATCGAAAATTATTTGATAGTTTGTAATAAAAGAATTAGGATATTTATCTCTAATTGAGTTTAATATTATTTCATCAATTTCATCTGTGGGAAAACAGTTTTGCTTTGGATAGTTTATTAATTTTGTTATTCTATGATCATCCGATCCATCATTATACTTGTATTCATCATTTATATCTCTTTCATAAATTATTTGCCCAATGGCAATGTCAACAGCATAAGAATTTTTTGAGATGATATTAATTTGTTTAATAATTTTCCACTCATTCGATTCAAGTAATTTCATATTTATCAGTTTATTTTGTATATATATCAAATTTATAAAACATTATTTACAATATTTTATGGCTTCCCGTAAACAACAAAAATAAAAAACACTGTAAAGTTTTGAGTCAGTATTTTCACGGAATTTTTCTATGATTTCAAAACTTCTTCAAAGAAAATCCCGACTTTCGTCAGGACTATCGGTAATCATTAAATTTTTAATATTATTATATTTCCGAAGGAAAATCACTAAGAATTATTAACATTAATATTCGCAATTTTACGACCATCATTGTCAACTACTAACACAGTTTTGTATGTCTCAGTCGAGCTAATAGCTTCATTATAGTGAACAGTGAAAAATACTGTACCTTCTTCTGTTACTAAATTTCCGAATTCTAATGTGAGCATTAATACAGTAGGGTTTATACCCTGCGGTACACTTTTGATTAAGCGATATCCGGGTTTTTGTCCATCAGTAGGGAACCTACCATCTACATTGATTTGAGGAGTTTTACCTTCATTTTTGACAGTGGCTGTCCATTCGCCGATGTTGTTTTTTGTTTCCATTTTAATTGTTATTAGTTTGTTATTCGAATATACAAAATTATTATAAATTAGATGGATTGTAATATTTTTTACATTTAAATAAAAACACATCTATGAAATTACTAAAAATCTACTGCATTTTTTCAACTATTGCTATTATTGTTTTATCAATAGGTCTCTATCAAATCAACAAAGACTACATCAAAGCCAAAAAAGAATTTAAAGAAACAGAAGAAGTTCTAAAACAATGTTCTGAACGTTATTATAAAGTAATTGGTAAATAAAAGAAAATCCTAACAAAAAGTTAGGATTTTTCATTTATTTTAAAATTAAATAATTCTTGTGGATGCACATCTAATCCCTTTGATAGTTCTTGTATCGTTGACATTCTTATGTCGACTTCTCCTTTTTCAATTTTGCTGATATTACTATGATCGACGTCACATTTTTGAGCTAATGCACGATAGCTTAGGCCTAGTTTTGTCCTAAACTTTTCAACTTGCTTACCAAAAGCTATTCGAAATTCAATTTTATCCATTGAAATTAGCATTCGATGGGCAATTTGGAAAGATTTTAATAATTAATTGTAGTTGAATTAACCTACATTTAAAAAGTTTTTTTATATTTGTAAAATAAGTTACAGAAAATGTAACTTTGCGATACTTCAAAGAAAAATAGAAGCTATTGCTTAGAGTCTCGGTTCGAAAACTGGTAATTTTTAAATCCCTGAGATAATAAGTAAGCGGCTCACGACCTAGGCGTGGGTCTCTCTTATCTTGGGATGGGTATACCAGTACCTCGAATCAGATATTGTAGAGTTCCCATGCCGTTTTTTCTAATGAAGTTGCTCTTTTCTACATAAAAAATCTAAGCCCGCTTCCTAAACATAGTATCAGACTACATGATACAATAGGAATGTACAACCTATTGCGGCTTTAAAAAGCTTACACGGGAACACAGATTTCATTCATATTAAATTCTTTCCGGTGCCTTATGGTCACTGCTTACAGAAACTCACCAGTCCTTTTTCATACCAAAGGGCATCAGGAAAGTCTTTATTTTAAAAATGAATCAAAAAAACTACTCAACTTAAAAACAGAAGAATGTAAAAAGCCCCTTCCTGTCAGTCGACTAAAACATCAGGAAAGAGCGTAGTTCAGTAATTAATCTTTAGAAAATTAAAAACCTTTACAAATCTATGAAAAATTCCTATTACCATATAGGAGGTATTTTCTTTGGCCTTATGTTTACCGCTGTCAGCATTGGTACAAAAGGCCAAACCCGTACAATTTCCGGTACCGTCACCTCATCAGGTAAACCTCTTTCAGGGGTTGTGATCTCCCAAGAGGGTAGTGATCAGGTAACGATAACCGCTAATAACGGAACCTACACATTGCAGGTTTCAGCAGAAAATCCCATCCTATTGTTCAGACACCCTGATTATGCAGAAGAGAAATTCACAGTCACCAATCAGACCGTCGTCAATATCAGCTTAGAACAAAAAGTAAAGGGAATCGAAGAAGTTATTCTCAACGCCGGCTACTACAAGGTTAAAGACAAAGAAAGAACCGGTAGTATTGCCAAAGTTTCAGCAAAAGATATCGAAAATCAGCCTGTCACCAACGTACTGTCAGCAACACAGGGAAGAATGGCAGGAGTCAGTATTACCCAGAATTCAGGAACTCCCGGAGGTGGATTTGATATTCAGATCAGAGGCAGAAATAGTCTTCGAACCCGAAGCAATTCTGTCATTGATGGCAATCAGCCGCTTTATATTATTGATGGTGTTCCGGTGGGTACGGGAATCAGTTCTTCTTATGCAGGAAGTATCCTTCCCAATGCAGATATCAATCCACTGAACAGCATCAATCCTAATGATATTGAAAGTTTCGAGATCCTTAAAGATGCAGATGCTACCGCCATTTATGGTTCAAGAGGTGCTAATGGAGTAGTGCTGGTGACCACCAAAAAAGGAAAAAAAGGAAATTTAAAACTGACCCTGAACTCTTCCTATGGTCTGAGCCATGCCATTTCAAACCTCAAAATGATGAATACTGCTCAGTATCTTGATATGAGAAAGCAGGCATTTGCCAACAGCAATATCTCTGTCTATCCTACTAACGCCTATGACATCAACGGAACTTGGGACTCCAACCGTTATACCGATTGGAGAAAGGAACTGACTGGTCATTATGCGGCTTTGTCAAATACCCAGCTTTCACTCAGTGGAGGAAGTGAAAATACCAATTTCCTGCTCAGTCTTGGTCATAATGAACAAACCACGGTGTTTGGCAGGGATTTCAGGTACAGAACCAGTACTGTTTCAGGAAATATCAGCCACAGGTCTGCTGATCGAAAATTCAGTTTTAACTCATCCAATATTTTTACAGCAACAGACAATAACCTGATTACCTCTGATGCGACAAGACAGTCGTATATTCTGGCTCCCAATGCACCTGCTCTTTATGATGCGGAAGGTAACCTTAACTGGGAAAACAATACGTTTACGAATCCCGCAGCGGCTTTTGAGAACTCCTATTCCAATAACAATCTGCAATTCCTTAACAATATCAGTATGGAGTATGAAGCTTTTGACAACTTTAAGCTCAAACTCAATGGAGGTTTAACCTATCAGACTTTTGAAGAATGGTCACTTCGTCCGAGTACGGCGTATAGCCCTTCTGCTGGGGCAACACCTCTCAATTCGATGTCTTCAAAATCCAACCAGAACAGACTGTCTATGGTGATAGAACCCCAGATAAGCTGGATGTACAGAGCAGGTAAACATAAATTTGATATCCTGGTGGGAGGTACTTATCAAAGAGATGTTTCAGACCGAGGTGAAATTCAGGGGTCTGGTTTTGAGAGTAATGCCTTTATCTATAATATAGGTGCTGCAATCAATAAGGTCGTCCTTGACCAGATCAGTACTGAATACCGATACGGTGCTTTTTTCGGCAGAATCAACTATCAGTATGATAAAAAATACATTCTCAACATCACTGGAAGAAGAGACGGCAGCAGCCGATTTGGACCCAATAATAAATATGCAATATTCGGTGCTGTTGGGGCAGCATGGTTGTTTTCGGAAGAAGATTTTATGAAGAACATCTCATGGCTCAGTTTTGGAAAGCTGAGAGGAAGTTATGGTTCATCGGGAAGTGATAATATCGGGGATTACCAATACCTCGATACCTTTGCTACGGCTAACCTCATCTACAACGGCAGTACAGGACTGGCTCCAACAAAACTCTACAATCCTGATTTCAGCTGGGAAAGAACCATCAAAACAGAAGCTGCTCTTGAACTGGGATTGTTCAACAACAGACTTAACCTAAGTGCTGCGTATTACCGAAACCGCTCAGGAAATCAATTGGTAGGCTATCAGCTTTCCTCAGTAACGGGATTCAGCAGTGTGCTGGCCAATCTGGATGCTGTTATTCAGAATACAGGATTTGAATTTGAGGCCAGCGGAGAAATTATCAATAAGAAAAATTTTTCATGGAAAAGTTCTTTCAATATCACCATTCCCCGAAACAAGCTGATTTCCTTTCCGGGACTTGAAGGTTCATCCTATGCCAATACTTATGTGATCGGACAGCCTGTAAATATTGTTAAACTCTACCAGCTTCAGGGGGTAAATCCTACTACCTTGGTCTATGATTTTACCGATTTCAATGGCGACGGAAAGATCGCATCACCGGATGACAGGCAGGTGATCAGAAATCTTGGACAGCAGTTTTACGGAGGGCTAAGCAATGAGTTGCGCTACCGAAACTGGAACTTTTCATTTTTGTTGCAATTTGTAAAGCAACTGAGCCGAAACTATAACTCAGCAATGTCTTCTCCGGGGATTATGGCGAATCTCCCGGTAGAGGCATTGAATGTATGGTCGCCTTCGAATCCCAATGGCCTTTATATGCCGTACCGCTCTACGTCAAATTCTTCGCACAGCCTTTTTCAAAATAGTGATGCCAGTGTTTCTGACGCTTCATTTATAAGGCTTAAGAATGTACAGCTTACCTATAATCTTTCTTTGGACTCAGGTCTTTTCAGGGAAGTAAAACTTTATTTTCAGGGGCAGAACCTCTGGACATGGACGAAGTTTTTTGGAATTGATCCCGAGATGACCTCTTTTGGATTCCTGCCTCCTTTGAAAACATATTCATTGGGCATTCAACTTACGCTGTGATGAATGCTTAACGGCAACCAAAGACCGTCATATTATTTAACCCAATACAAAAACAATGAAATCAATATTCAATAGTATAATAATGGCTGTGCTCATCTATCTGATGAGTACCGCTATATCGTGTGAAAAAATGCTGGAAGTGGATTTGCCTGACAATCAGATGTTGTCAGAAACCGTTTTCAGTGATACTCAGACTGCCAACGCCGTATTATCTGGACTGTATGCCGGATTGTGGGAATCATCACCTGTTACGGGAGATCAAAGCGGAAGGCTTTTGGGGCTTTATACTGATGACCTGACCTACTATGCAGTCAATGCCACTAATGGACTGCCCGAATTATCCAATAATACACAGATTGATTCCAACCAGTTTGTCAGTTCGTTCTGGAATGCTGCGTATCAGAAAATATATGTCAGCAATTCCATACTCGAAGGGCTGGAAGGAGCAGATCATATTCCGGCAGCTGATAAAGCAAGGATAAAAGGGGAGACCCTGGTTATCCGATCTTTGCTCTTTTTCTATGTCCAGCAGGTTTATGGAGATATTCCTTTTCCTGTGACCACCAATTATATGATCAATCAGAGTATTTCAAAAACACCTTCTGCAGAAGTGCTGATGAGAATTGAATCTGATGTGAAGGAAGCTATTGAACTGCTTTCTGATACATACCAAAATAATGAACGCATCTATATTAATAAAAAAGCAGCCCAGCTTCTTCTGGGCAAAGTTCAGATGCAACAGCTGAAATGGAGTGAGGCAGAAGCCACCTTGAAAAAAGTAGTTCAGAGTCCGCTGTATCAGTTTCAAAATGATATCACCAAGGTCTTTCTTAAAAACGGCAGCCATATTATCTGGCAGCTCAAGCCTAAAAACAATGGGGATGCGGTGAGAGAAGCAACGATTTACTATTTTGTCAATGTTGCTCCTACTTCCATGGCACTTTCCGCATCTCTGGTCAGCTCGTTTCAGAATGGAGATCTTAGAAAGCAATATTGGATGGGATCTGTTACAGTTGGGGGCAACACCTGGTACAGAGCTGAAAAATACAAAGCAAGGTTTTCCAACTCCATAGAAAACTCCATTGTCTTCAGACTGGAAGAGGCCTATTTGCTGTTGGCAGAAGCTCTGGCTCAACAAAATAAAATGTCAGAGGCCCTACCGTTTATTAACCCGATCAAACAAAGGGCAGGACAGCCATTGCTAGGCAGTTCTGTTACACAACAGCAGCTTCTTGAGGAAATCCTTGATGAAAACAGAAAAGAGTTTTTTACAGAAATGGGACATCGGTTTCTTGATTTGAAAAGAGCAGGAAAGCTTAATGAACTACAGCAGACCAAACCCAACTGGAAAGATCAACATAAAGTATGGCCTCTTCCGCAACAGGAACTGCTGCTGAATCCCCATCTGAATCCTCAAAATTTAGGGTATTAATGAGAGCATATTGTTTAATTATTCTGCTGTTTTCTCTGCATTGCTTTAATGCACAGAGGTCGATTAAGGAATTGGACCAGTGGATGTCGCATTTCTCAACGATGATAGGTCAGATGAAGGTATCTGAAGATCAGAGATTCGTTTTGGTGACTAAAATGTATGCGAATAATTCTGATTCAGTTCTTGTGTTTGACCGCCAATCAGCAGTCATTCCATCCGATACCATTTTAAAAAAGAGCAACATCAGTTTTCTGAACAATTATACGGTCTTTGCTTCAGGACCGGGCAGGGCTGAATTAATTGAGCTGAAGTCCAAAAAAAGAGAAATTTATGATAGTGTACAGCGATGCAATGTCAATGAAACCCTGAAGCAATATGTCATATTGGGTACTGATAAAAATCTGAAAATCTATAATACCAAAGGAAAAGTGCTTCACCATGAGGCGGGAACATTGAACTATACTATTTCGGAGCAGGGACAGGTTTATATCCTTGCTGAAAGGGGAGGATTTCATCAAATATTGAATTGGAATGGAAGCACTATGAAATTGCTTTATTCCACTGCAACTAACATTGTTGCGATGGATCTTTTAGAATCAGAGAGATTTATTGTTGTAAAAGAAAAAATAGGTCCTAATGGAAAGATCAGGATAAGATTGTTGAGAGTATCAGACGGGCAGCTGTTTCATAACAACCGGATCAGTCTGGGAGATGCCCAAAACATGAAAGTAACTGAAGCAGGTCATTCTGAAACTTTTTTGATTGATATTTCCGTTAGGAACCTCCCCGAGAAAACTGGAAAACTTGAAATATGGTATGGAGGAGACAAATATCTGCGCAATAAGGACCAGGGGCTGATTGAGCATCAGTATATGGTATGGAATGTTAAAAATAATCAAGTTCATTCTATCCCTCCTAAATCAATGCAGGTTTATGTAGCGACAGACCATCCACGTTATTTTTGGACGTATAATGCCAGGGAGGACAATGATTACCGTGGATTTAGAAGCCTGAATGTATATCGATATGACCTTTTAGAAAACAAATCTGAACTTGTTTTTGAGAATGCTTCAGAAATGGTCATAGGAAAGGACAGTCGTTACACCATCGGATTTCTGATGTATAAGAATCAATGGATGGTCTACGATCATCTGTTAAAGCAGACAAAAATGATCGATTATAATGGAACATTAAGCTATCCTATCTTTATGCCTGATGGCAGTTTGCTCTTTACGGCAGGAGACCGACTGATCAATTATCACCTGGAAACAGGTGTGTTAAAAACAGCATTTAAACAAGAGAACAGCAAAATCAGCTTTTATGAATACAGTGGAAAAATGATTCATCAGATGGAATCTTTTAAGATAACACAACGAACTATTGAAATGTCACAGCCGTTGATGCTGCATATCAGGAGAGAAAATCATAATGAGTCCGGATATTATTCTTTTTATAAAGGTAAGCTCAAAGAAATAATGCCGTACAGCAGCAACAGGATTAAAATGTTCTCGCAAAAGGACAAGCATGATTTAATGTATTCGATCGAAGAAAACTACAACATGTCTCCACGGTTGTACAGCAAAAGCAAGTCATCAGGTCAAAAGAAGGTACTTTATACAACCAACCTTCATGATAAAGAAGCGATAGACTTGCAGCAGAATGTTATTTCATACACCAACAGTGAAGGTAAGGACCTGAAAGGAGTTCTATATTATCCCATTAAATTCGACAAGACAAAAAAATATCCTTTGGTGGTACAGGTATACAGTATTCAGCATGATGAATTCAACAAATACCTGTATCCCGCCTGGGGACCCAGTGGATTCAATATTCGACTGCTTCTTGAGAACGGTTATATGGTTTTTCAACCGGACATTGTTTCAGATAGAAGGGGGCCGGGAATTTCGGCGCTTGATTGTGTTCATTCTGGATTAGATGCGATTCGGGAAAATGAAAATATTGATTTCAGACGCATGGGTTTGACAGGACACTCATTTGGTGGTTATGAGACCAACTTTATCGCTACCCATTCAGAAAGGTTCGCAGCCTATGTCTCGGGGGCAGGTCTTAGTGATATTATGAATACTTACTTTTCATTTAATGAACTGTTTAAAATAGCAGACTATTCAAGATTTGAAACAGGGCAGTTTTCAATGGGAGTTTCTTTTTCAGAGGATAAGGACCTGTATTATAAAAATAATCCCATCAATTTTATTGAGAAAGTCAACGCACCTGTATTGCTTTGGGCAGGTAAGAAAGACACGAATATTCCGCCAACGCAAACCATGAGCTTCTATATGGGATTATTAAGAAACAGAAAAAAGGTGGTGGCACTGATGTATGCAGATCAGGAACACACCTTCAAGAAAAGTTCCGAAGACATCAGGGATCTTAATACTAAAATCTTAGAATGGTGGGACTATCACCTGAAAAGCCGGAAAGATATAGGATGGATCGATAAAGAAATGAAAAGGGACGCAGAATAGCGTCCCTCATTTAATTAATACTTTATACAATGCACTAAGGAATTTTATAAAGTGGCGTTCCACACATCGTGCCTGAACCGATTCTATGCAGTTCAACGCTGGTATCCAATGCCCATTCACAGACATCACCGGAAACGATATTGCTGCATTCCTGATCAGCATCCTCACATTTGAACTGACCACCACCTAAGCTAACAATTCTGTAAGCCGGCTCTAAAGCTCGTGTACTCTTCTTTGCCAACATGGTGGCAAAAGCTGACCCTGTTCCCAGTGCTACCAGGATGACAGGAAAAAGAATTTTTTTCATAATAAAAAAATATTTGATTTGCTGCCTACTCTGAAACACGGTTTTCGGCTTCCCCGTTTTTAAAATGTTTTTTCAGGGGCTGGGTAAGTTTATATTGTACCAGCTGATTTCCAATAATTGCGTACAAATGCTCATCGGTAATTCTAAAATCTGACATGGTATTATTTTTAATATTGTCGATGTACATACTGCCAATATATTCCTGAGATTCGGTATTATAGATGTCAATAACTTTGCTTTCCTTCCATCTGTTTAAAGATTCATGTCTCCCTCTTAATTGAGCAGGATTAAATAACAGACCTCTGTATACGATCGCATGCCCGTTAACTTTTAGTGCAGGTTTAGACATTTTAGATTTTCCATTGGACAGCGATGTTACTTTAATCTGTGCGATTTTAGTCGTATCAATAGTTCTCCATCTGTGAATAAGCTGCATTGAATGGTTCATGACAAGAAACTGGTTTCTGTAACTGTAGATATAGCTGACAGTTGGTCTTATAGGATCAGATGAAAGATAGCCGTCGGAATCAAAAAAACCATCCAACTGCTTTTCAAGTAAATCAGGATGCAGTGTCACCTGATTTTTACCATTGTGATTGATTAAAATAGTTCCCAGCGTTAAATTCCTGGTTTGAGATGAGAGGGTGCGAATGGCAATTCTATTACTGTCAATAATTTCAAGCTGGCTAAAAAATGCATCGTTAAAACTGATTATTTTGCTTTTTACATCACCTAATTTGCCTTTTAATATGATGGGTACATTTCCATCATAGATATAATAATGGTGATCTTTAACTTTAATCTCAATTTTTTTAAAAGGATATTTGCTGAGTTCCAGATCAATCTTTGTATTTACAGCTTTTTTTAAAAGTGAATCAACTGCTAATAAATTTTGAGGGAGGCTTCGGTTAGCTAAGTAAAGCTCTTCATTTTTAGCACCAGCAAAATAAAATGAATGGTTCTCCAGATCCATACTTTTTACTTTTAAAATAGGATGCATCAGAAACCTTCTTGTAAAATTGTTTTCCTGTTTTATAATGTATTCTGACTTAAAAAACAAAACAATGACAAGAATACAACTCAAAATATTGGAAATTCCTAAGATCAATGCTGTTTTACGGTAAGTCTTATGATTTGCTCTTCCCATGATGAGAACAGATAGACCTCCTATAGCTACACAAAGAATATTAAAAATCAGATGTTCAGTCCATCCCATTTTTTCCAGGATTCCTCCACAGGAACAAGGAACAAAGTCACTGTAATTTAGAATGAGAAATATATAGATCGTAAATGCTGACATTAATGCAGTTGATAAGTATAATCCGATTAATCTCCTGCTTGGAAAAGTTAATAACAGTACAATAATTAATTCTACAATAATAACAGCATAAGAAATACCCCCTGCATAAGCACTTAGTAAAGGTGACTGAGCAATCTGTATTTGAAAGTTTTCAAAATCAAGCAATTTGCTCACACTTGCATAAACAAACAATAGAATAAAAAAGCAGGAAACAGTTTTGATAAAGATAGTTTGTACGTTTTTCATGGTATGTTATTATTAGGTTTAACAGACCTGAACCAATCTCCATTTAATCTTCCATCCGCAATATTCAGGCATCGGTTCACCTTTAAAGAGGGTTACAGTTGTTTTGAAATTCCCCATACTTTCCCAGATGCCACTCTTTGGACATGGTAAGCCTGTAACAACTGTTATGGAGGTATGAGGAATCATATTTTTTTGTTTTTAATCCTGAGTAAGCCGCCAATTATCACCGTCTCTGACAGGAGGATCTTTTGTTCCAGGATCTTCAATGACTTCTACGGATTTAGCAGAATCCTGTTTCATTACTAAGCCATTTATTGTGGGCTCTGATTTTTCAATATATTCACTATTTGAAATCATATCTTCATCTCGATGGGTGCAGTTTTGTAGACAAACTGCTACGATGATTATACTAAAAAATGGGATAAACTTTTTCATTTTGATAATTTTAATTGGGTTATCCCGGCCGGATTATATTAGAATTCTGATGTCAAAATTATCCGGCTTATGAGCTAAAAAAAACTGTTATATGGCGCTATTTTAAAATTGTTACGTCTCAATTTTAAAATTACTACATGCGGATATCAGAGTTTAAGTGGCTGTATTTGCATGTTTTACAGGATTTTTATGTTTCTGTTATTTAATTCATTGAAATTTGATTTATTTAAAACATAAATGTTTATTTTTGAGATGGTGAGGTTCTAAATATCAGTCTATGAAAAAGTTTTATTGCTTTCTCATCTTATTTCCTGTTTTTTCGCAATTTTTATTTTCACAAAAGAAAGATGAAAAAACTTTCAGTGAAATTAGAAAGCCTTATGAAAAAATGGCAATAGATGACATTCATGCAATGCCTTATGTAAAACTGTACATTGAGAAAGCAAAAAACGAAAATAATTTTTCAAAGCTGATTCAAGGGTATAGAGATGCAAGACAGTTTGACTATAAAAACAAGATTAAGTATGCTGACAGCGCACTCACTGTCAGTTTGCAGCATGGAAGCCAAGATGACATCAGTAAAGAATATTTAAGCAAGGGAATCATCTATTATTTTTATCAAAAAAAATTTAAGCTGGCTTTAAATGAATACATTAAAGCCTATACGCATTCAAAAGGCTCAAAAGATGAGTACCATAGGTATAAAGTCCTTTATCATTTAGGAATTGTAAAAAGTCATTTGGGCTATTATGATGACGCCATGAAGCATTTTCTTGAATGTACTTCATTTTACAGGTCAAAGTTGAATGAAAACCATCATGAAAATGAACAGTTTAACTATGAGAAGGCGTATCTCAACTGCTTACATCAATTGACTGTACTTAACAGATATCTGCATCATTTTGCCAAGAGTGATAGTTTAAGTAATTTAGGTTATCGGATAACTGCCAATAATAATGATTTTGTACTTGAAAAAAGCTATTTCCTAAAATGCATAGGAATTTCCAGATTTCATCATAAAGATTATGTTGATGCTCAGGATCACTTGCAAAAATCTTTACCCAATATTCTAAAGAGAAATGATTTTGCTTGGGCTTCTGTAGTATATTATTATCTGGGTAAAACCTATGAAGCACAGGATAATGTAAATAAGGCTGTAGGATGTTATAACAAAATAGATTCTATTTTCAATAAACATGATTTTATACTTCCAGAGGTTTATAAGAGTTATCACTATCTTATCGATCATTATAAAGATAAAGACCTAGAAAAGCAACTGTACT is a genomic window of Chryseobacterium nakagawai containing:
- a CDS encoding alpha/beta hydrolase family protein, producing MASSATGTAAESPSESSKFRVLMRAYCLIILLFSLHCFNAQRSIKELDQWMSHFSTMIGQMKVSEDQRFVLVTKMYANNSDSVLVFDRQSAVIPSDTILKKSNISFLNNYTVFASGPGRAELIELKSKKREIYDSVQRCNVNETLKQYVILGTDKNLKIYNTKGKVLHHEAGTLNYTISEQGQVYILAERGGFHQILNWNGSTMKLLYSTATNIVAMDLLESERFIVVKEKIGPNGKIRIRLLRVSDGQLFHNNRISLGDAQNMKVTEAGHSETFLIDISVRNLPEKTGKLEIWYGGDKYLRNKDQGLIEHQYMVWNVKNNQVHSIPPKSMQVYVATDHPRYFWTYNAREDNDYRGFRSLNVYRYDLLENKSELVFENASEMVIGKDSRYTIGFLMYKNQWMVYDHLLKQTKMIDYNGTLSYPIFMPDGSLLFTAGDRLINYHLETGVLKTAFKQENSKISFYEYSGKMIHQMESFKITQRTIEMSQPLMLHIRRENHNESGYYSFYKGKLKEIMPYSSNRIKMFSQKDKHDLMYSIEENYNMSPRLYSKSKSSGQKKVLYTTNLHDKEAIDLQQNVISYTNSEGKDLKGVLYYPIKFDKTKKYPLVVQVYSIQHDEFNKYLYPAWGPSGFNIRLLLENGYMVFQPDIVSDRRGPGISALDCVHSGLDAIRENENIDFRRMGLTGHSFGGYETNFIATHSERFAAYVSGAGLSDIMNTYFSFNELFKIADYSRFETGQFSMGVSFSEDKDLYYKNNPINFIEKVNAPVLLWAGKKDTNIPPTQTMSFYMGLLRNRKKVVALMYADQEHTFKKSSEDIRDLNTKILEWWDYHLKSRKDIGWIDKEMKRDAE
- a CDS encoding DoxX family protein, whose product is MKNVQTIFIKTVSCFFILLFVYASVSKLLDFENFQIQIAQSPLLSAYAGGISYAVIIVELIIVLLLTFPSRRLIGLYLSTALMSAFTIYIFLILNYSDFVPCSCGGILEKMGWTEHLIFNILCVAIGGLSVLIMGRANHKTYRKTALILGISNILSCILVIVLFFKSEYIIKQENNFTRRFLMHPILKVKSMDLENHSFYFAGAKNEELYLANRSLPQNLLAVDSLLKKAVNTKIDLELSKYPFKKIEIKVKDHHYYIYDGNVPIILKGKLGDVKSKIISFNDAFFSQLEIIDSNRIAIRTLSSQTRNLTLGTILINHNGKNQVTLHPDLLEKQLDGFFDSDGYLSSDPIRPTVSYIYSYRNQFLVMNHSMQLIHRWRTIDTTKIAQIKVTSLSNGKSKMSKPALKVNGHAIVYRGLLFNPAQLRGRHESLNRWKESKVIDIYNTESQEYIGSMYIDNIKNNTMSDFRITDEHLYAIIGNQLVQYKLTQPLKKHFKNGEAENRVSE
- a CDS encoding helix-turn-helix domain-containing protein, with translation MKKFYCFLILFPVFSQFLFSQKKDEKTFSEIRKPYEKMAIDDIHAMPYVKLYIEKAKNENNFSKLIQGYRDARQFDYKNKIKYADSALTVSLQHGSQDDISKEYLSKGIIYYFYQKKFKLALNEYIKAYTHSKGSKDEYHRYKVLYHLGIVKSHLGYYDDAMKHFLECTSFYRSKLNENHHENEQFNYEKAYLNCLHQLTVLNRYLHHFAKSDSLSNLGYRITANNNDFVLEKSYFLKCIGISRFHHKDYVDAQDHLQKSLPNILKRNDFAWASVVYYYLGKTYEAQDNVNKAVGCYNKIDSIFNKHDFILPEVYKSYHYLIDHYKDKDLEKQLYYTNQLLKADSLISKDFPYLSLKLHKDFDRRTLMDAKEEIERSSTKKIVLAQILIASGSVVLGFFVVRYRRDQKIKKQYQLLQKRIAEGKYNMNDILREEMIELPVRKTSLTPEMALEIKEKLQKFEQEQHFKKKGITQKSIALKLGTNSHYLSVYINEQKGVNFNKYMAELRINYITNLLNTNSKYLNYTIEALADECGIAARQNFSNLFFDINGIRPTDYIKNRKRELGIS